The Dendropsophus ebraccatus isolate aDenEbr1 chromosome 3, aDenEbr1.pat, whole genome shotgun sequence genome includes a region encoding these proteins:
- the LOC138786831 gene encoding DNA ligase 1-like — MNLINDTDKMVKVKEETYVSSEEQYKKEITTGRDLTSTDDTGITLQESVTDDSSDRQYKEEITRKKNLNCCNATDIRLKEEAEEEETDNSSDEQYKEDIPMGKNLNYINGTDIRAKDEEATDDSSDEQYKEDITTGNRPGE; from the coding sequence aTGAACTTGATTAATGATACAGACAAGATGGTAAAAGTAAAAGAAGAGACATACGTGAGCAGTGAAGAGCAGTATAAGAAGGAAATTACTACAGGAAGGGATCTGACCTCTACTGATGATACAGGCATAACATTACAGGAATCagtgacagatgacagcagtgatcgACAGTATAAGGAGGAAATTACTAGAAAGAAGAATCTGAACTGTTGTAATGCTACAGACATAAGATTAAAAGAAGAGgcggaagaagaagagacagataatagtagtgatgagcagtataaggaggacattccTATGGGAAAGAATTTAAACTATATAAATGGCACAGACATAAGGGCAAAAGATGAAGAGgcgacagatgacagcagtgatgagcagtataaggaggacatcactacaggtaaccgcccaggtgagtag